In the genome of Synergistaceae bacterium, the window GGTCGTCCTCTTGAAGTCGTTATGTATGACTGCCGAACAAGACAGGAAGACATGGTAAACGCTGCACGAAGACTCGTAGAACAGGACAAAGTTGTTGCAGTAATCGGGCCTTCAGGTTCGGGACTATGCATCGCAGCAGCTCCGATATTTAATCGCGGACACGTTGCGCACTTGGGAACATTGCCGACAAACCCGTTAGTAACAGTTGACGAGTCCGGAAAAGTCAGACCCTACAATTTTAGAATTTGTTTCTTAGATCCCTATCAGGGTGCAATAATGGCTCAATTCTCATATATAAATTTACGAGCTAAGAAAGCAGCAATACTTTACGACGTATCGAGCGATTATTCACAAGGTCAGCGCGAATTCTTTATAAAGAGTTTCGAGAAGTCAGGCGGCAAAATCGTAGCTGATGAGGGCTTCAGAGGTGAAGATGTTGATTTCCGTTCACAGTTAACTAACATGAAAGACTCTGATGCAGACGTGTTAATATTCCCGTTCATGGGTAAATCTTTACCGTTAGCAGTAAAGCAGGCCCGCGAGCTCGGAATCGAACTTCCCATAGTAGGCGGCGACGGTTACGGCG includes:
- a CDS encoding ABC transporter substrate-binding protein; translation: MRKFLLTLLAISLLAVPAFSAEPIKIGEIATVTGDFAAYGVAEVESVKIAVAEINAAGGVLGRPLEVVMYDCRTRQEDMVNAARRLVEQDKVVAVIGPSGSGLCIAAAPIFNRGHVAHLGTLPTNPLVTVDESGKVRPYNFRICFLDPYQGAIMAQFSYINLRAKKAAILYDVSSDYSQGQREFFIKSFEKSGGKIVADEGFRGEDVDFRSQLTNMKDSDADVLIFPFMGKSLPLAVKQARELGIELPIVGGDGYGDFMWEISGNTLRNTFWVSHVDRYDPTLKAFFDKYYEETKTECQEFMNAVMAYDCVYWLKDAIERAGSTDPEKVRDALEQTKDLKLMHCVLTMDEFHNPTGKDGVILRCDETERKSLFFTKIRPE